A single window of Nicotiana tomentosiformis chromosome 1, ASM39032v3, whole genome shotgun sequence DNA harbors:
- the LOC138906774 gene encoding uncharacterized protein yields the protein MRDHIIGEDYELWDIVTDSPPDTLKKNAKGVDVPKTRADCTAEDLKKWEKNVKAKKWLVCGLGPDEYIRIQSCTSAKEIWDTLQVAHEGTPQVKRSRGTLLYSQYENFAMKKGETIQEMYTRFTTLTNELKSLGRIIPEEDRVEKILTRVLPITWVSKINVIQESKNIATLSLDELIGNVTTYELRIQTMKMDVPKKDRSLALRIIEGSDLEDDKMAMITKDFKKYMRRGKGSSKSESYNKSKTHEKQTNNGCYKCGKTDHHMINCPLWEIEWKKERAK from the coding sequence atgagagatcacattataggagaggactatgagctatgggacattgtcaccgaTAGTCCACCGGATACCTTGAAGAAAAATGCTAaaggagtagatgtgccaaagacaagagcggattgcactgctgaggacttgaagaagtgggagaagaatgttaaagccaagaaatggcttgtttgtggacttggaCCAGATGAGTACATcagaatccaaagttgtaccagtgctaaagaaatttgggacACACTGCAAGTGGCTCACGAAGGAACACCTCAGGTAAAGAGATCCAGAGGAACTCTACTGTACTCTCAGTATGAGAACTTTGCCATGAAGAAAGGAGAAACCATtcaagagatgtacacaaggtttACTACACTGACAAATGAGCTaaaatctcttggaaggattattcctgaagaagatagagtcgaGAAGATACTGACTAGGGTTTTGCCTATCACTTGGGTGAGCAAAATCAATGTCATCcaagaatcaaagaatattgccactctCTCACTAGATGAATTAATTGGAAATGTCACTACCTATGAACTTAGGAtacaaaccatgaagatggatgtacctaagaaggatagaagcttggcactcagaatcattgaaggttctgatctggaagatgataaaatggctatgatcaccaaggactttAAGAAGTACATGaggagaggaaagggttcttcaaaAAGTGAAAGCTATAACAAGTCAAAAACTCATGAGAAGCAAACCAATAatggctgctacaagtgtggaaagactgatcaccacatgaTCAACTGTCCTctatgggaaattgaatggaagaaggaaagagctaaaTGA